The Sander vitreus isolate 19-12246 chromosome 5, sanVit1, whole genome shotgun sequence genome includes a region encoding these proteins:
- the hmgcra gene encoding 3-hydroxy-3-methylglutaryl-CoA reductase a codes for MLTRLFRMHGLLVASHPWEVIVGTVTLTICMLSMNMFTGNDQICGWNFDCPKTEEQILSSDIIILTITRCIAIVYIYFQFQNLRQLGSKYILGIAGLFTIFSSFVFSTVVIHFLDKELTGLNEALPFFLLLIDLSKACTLAKFALSSSSQDEVRDNIARGMAVLGPTFTLDALVECLVIGVGTMSGVRQLEIMCCFGCMSVLANYFVFMTFFPACVSLVLELSRESQEGHPIWQLSHFSRVMEEEEDNKPNPVTQRVKMIMSLGLVMVHAHSRWIAEPLSINSTVGIPQVGMELDNLSPRRIEPEKTLWQFYLSRMITMDIEQVICLALALLLAIKYIFFEQVEMESTLSLKNPITMSAPALPARRPTDTCCRKEPGCPRPLALPLSVAAPAPANKAQRDEVIRPLSAPAAEPQPKSFFVMGEEEERLKSETEQPSPAAEPRELDQCVAILNNPELGARFLSDAEVMRLVSSKHIPAYKLEAVMEKPERGVAIRRQVISAKLPSPSALSSLPYTDYDYSKVMGACCENVIGYVPVPVGVAGPLHLDGKQFQVPMATTEGCLVASTNRGCRAIALGGGASCRILADSMTRGPVVRLPSACQAAEVKAWLESTDGFQDVKEAFDSTSRFARLQKLLVGLAGRNLYIRFHSKTGDAMGMNMISKGTEQALSKLQQHFPELQVLAVSGNYCTDKKPAAINWIEGRGKSAVCEATIPARVVREVLKTTTGALVEVNISKNLVGSAMAGSIGGFNAHAANLVAAIYIACGQDPAQSVGSSNCITLMEASGPTGEDLYISCTMPSIELGTVGGGTSLPPQQACLQMLGVQGASQDCPGENARQLARVVCATVLAGELSLMAALSAGHLVKSHMTHNRSKVNLQETPGTCTKKAS; via the exons ATGCTGACCCGTCTGTTCCGTATGCACGGCCTCCTGGTGGCCTCCCACCCCTGGGAAGTGATCGTTGGCACAGTCACCCTCACAATCTGTATGTTGTCCATGAACATGTTCACCGGCAACGACCAGATCTGTGGCTGGAACTTTGACTGCCCCAAAACAGAGGAG CAAATTCTGAGCAGTGATATCATCATCCTGACCATCACACGCTGCATCGCCATCGTCTATATTTACTTCCAGTTCCAGAACTTGAGACAACTGGGGTCCAAATATATTTTAG GCATTGCTGGCCTTTTCACCATATTCTCCAGCTTCGTATTCAGCACAGTGGTCATTCACTTCCTTGATAAAGAGCTCACGGGCCTCAA TGAGGCTCTGCCTTTCTTCCTGCTTCTCATCGACCTCTCCAAAGCGTGTACTCTCGCCAAGTTCGCCTTAAGCTCCAGTTCTCAG GATGAAGTGAGGGACAACATTGCTCGTGGCATGGCAGTACTGGGACCTACCTTCACTCTGGACGCCCTGGTGGAGTGCCTAGTGATCGGAGTGGGAACCATGTCAG GTGTGAGGCAGTTGGAAATCATGTGCTGCTTTGGCTGCATGTCTGTCTTGGCCAACTACTTTGTGTTCATGACTTTCTTCCCTGCGTGTGTCTCCCTGGTGCTGGAG CTGTCCCGTGAGAGTCAGGAGGGCCATCCTATCTGGCAGCTGAGCCACTTCTCCAgagtgatggaggaggaggaggacaacaAACCCAACCCTGTAACCCAGAGAGTCAAAATGATCATG TCTCTGGGCCTGGTGATGGTCCACGCCCACAGCCGCTGGATCGCTGAACCCTTGTCCATCAACAGCACAGTGGGCATCCCACAGGTCGGCATGGAGCTGGACAACCTGTCACCCAGGAGGATTGAGCCAGAAAAAACGCTTTGGCAGTTCTACCTCAGCAG GATGATCACCATGGACATCGAGCAGGTGATCTGTCTGGCCTTGGCGCTGCTGCTGGCTATCAAGTACATCTTCTTTGAGCAGGTTGAGATGGAGTCTACGCTGTCACTGAAGAACCCCATCACTATGTCTGCCCCGGCCCTGCCCGCCCGACGGCCCACTGACACCTGCTGCAGGAAGGAGCCGGGCTGTCCCCGACCCCTCGCCCTCCCCCTGAGCGTGGCCGCCCCGGCTCCTGCCAACAAGGCGCAGAGAG ATGAGGTGATACGGCCCTTGTCTGCCCCGGCGGCTGAGCCCCAGCCAAAGAGCTTCTTTGTcatgggggaggaggaggagcggcTCAAGTCGGAGACCGAGCAGCCAAGCCCTGCCGCAGAGCCCAGAGAACTGGACCAATGTGTGGCCATCCTCAACAACCCAGAG CTGGGGGCTCGTTTCCTGAGTGATGCTGAGGTGATGCGGCTGGTCAGCTCCAAACACATCCCTGCGTACAAACTGGAGGCCGTGATGGAGAAACCTGAGAGAGGAGTGGCCATACGCAGACAGGTGATATCTGCCAAACTTCCCTCTCCCTCGGCGCTTTCCTCCCTGCCATACACAGACTACGACTACTCCAAG GTTATGGGTGCCTGCTGTGAGAATGTGATTGGCTACGTGCCCGTACCAGTAGGCGTGGCTGGACCGCTGCATCTGGATGGGAAGCAGTTCCAGGTTCCCATGGCAACCACGGAGGGCTGCTTGGTTGCCAGCACCAACCGTGGCTGTCGAGCAATCGCT CTGGGAGGCGGGGCCAGCTGTCGTATCCTGGCTGACAGCATGACTCGAGGACCTGTGGTGAGGCTGCCCTCTGCCTGCCAGGCTGCGGAGGTCAAGGCCTGGCTGGAGAGCACGGACGGATTCCAGGACGTCAAAGAGGCCTTTGACAGCACCAGCAG GTTTGCTCGGCTCCAGAAGCTGCTGGTTGGTCTGGCTGGGAGAAACCTCTACATCCGCTTCCATTCCAAGACTGGAGATGCCATGGGGATGAATATGATCTCTAAG GGCACGGAGCAAGCTCTGAGCAAACTGCAGCAGCACTTCCCAGAGCTGCAGGTGCTGGCTGTCAGCGGGAACTACTGCACCGACAAGAAACCGGCCGCCATCAACTGGATTGAAGGCAGGGGCAAGTCTGCAGTCTGTGAGGCCACCATCCCCGCTAGAGTGGTCCGAGAG GTTTTGAAAACGACGACAGGAGCCCTGGTGGAGGTTAACATCAGTAAGAACCTGGTGGGCTCAGCCATGGCGGGGAGCATCGGGGGATTCAACGCTCACGCTGCCAACCTGGTGGCGGCCATCTACATAGCCTGTGGACAG gACCCCGCCCAGTCAGTGGGCAGCAGTAACTGCATCACTCTGATGGAGGCATCTGGACCCACAGGGGAGGACCTGTACATCAGCTGCACCATGCCCTCCATAGAGCTGGGCACTGTGGGAGGGGGCACCAGCCTGCCCCCCCAGCAAGCCTGCctccag atgCTGGGCGTGCAGGGAGCCAGTCAGGACTGTCCGGGGGAGAACGCCCGGCAGCTGGCCCGGGTGGTGTGTGCCACCGTGCTGGCTGGAGAGCTCTCACTGATGGCTGCTCTGTCTGCAGGACACCTGGTCAAGAGCCACATGACACACAACAG ATCCAAGGTGAACCTCCAGGAGACTCCAGGAACGTGCACCAAGAAAGCCTCCTGA